From the genome of Azospirillum brasilense, one region includes:
- a CDS encoding ABC transporter substrate-binding protein has protein sequence MVRGSEVVRRLSIALTALALHAALQSVFLVSGAAPVRAEGRLDRVQRTGLLRVCIWPDYYAISFRSSYSGELQGLDIDMARAFAHDLGARVSFVESSFPNFVADLLSDRCDIGMFGIGVTAARAEMVAFSQPYLRSGIYAVSSQTHPRILRWDDLDQDGMVVAVQKGTVMDDYASLAFRKASVRIVSGPLEREEEVQSGRADAFLTDYPYGQRMLAFHQWAHLIAPENPVQTTPYAYAVAPGDPLWLDRVNRFVAAVKRDGRLESAAARFRLTPIVARD, from the coding sequence ATGGTTCGGGGGTCCGAGGTCGTGCGGCGTCTTTCCATCGCACTGACGGCGTTGGCGCTTCACGCGGCACTCCAGTCGGTGTTCCTGGTGTCCGGAGCGGCGCCGGTCCGGGCGGAAGGCCGGCTTGACCGGGTGCAGCGCACCGGGCTGCTGCGCGTGTGCATCTGGCCGGACTATTACGCCATTTCCTTCCGCAGTTCATACAGCGGGGAACTCCAGGGCCTCGACATCGACATGGCGCGGGCCTTCGCCCACGATCTGGGCGCACGGGTGAGCTTCGTGGAAAGCAGCTTTCCGAATTTCGTCGCCGATCTGCTGAGCGACCGATGCGACATCGGCATGTTCGGCATCGGGGTCACGGCGGCCCGTGCCGAAATGGTCGCCTTCAGCCAGCCCTACCTGCGCAGCGGCATCTACGCCGTATCCTCCCAGACGCACCCGCGCATCCTGCGGTGGGACGATCTGGACCAGGATGGCATGGTGGTGGCGGTTCAGAAGGGCACCGTCATGGACGACTACGCCAGCCTCGCCTTCCGCAAAGCCAGCGTCCGCATCGTCTCCGGCCCGCTGGAGCGGGAGGAGGAGGTCCAGTCGGGACGCGCCGACGCCTTTCTCACCGATTACCCCTATGGCCAGCGGATGCTTGCCTTTCACCAGTGGGCGCACCTGATCGCACCGGAAAATCCGGTCCAGACCACGCCCTACGCCTACGCCGTGGCGCCGGGGGACCCGCTGTGGCTGGACCGGGTCAATCGGTTCGTCGCTGCGGTCAAGCGCGACGGGCGGCTTGAGAGCGCCGCCGCCCGATTCCGCCTCACCCCCATCGTGGCGCGGGACTGA
- a CDS encoding potassium transporter Kup: MDSANQQTGDGPNGAAPAANPAPISTPPGHPPQANRMPALVLGALGVVYGDIGTSPLYTMRESFTHTGLPLDEPTILGILSLATWALIIVVTLKYVLLVMRADNKGEGGVLALGTLAHRGLSSRAGNRAIMALAILGMALFYGDSLITPAISVLSAVEGLKVVTPSLSPYIVPITLAVLTLLFLFQRQGTGRVGIFFGPIMGVWFATLAVLGLMQVLHWPDVLRAFNPLYGAVLFVDHGWVAFLTLGAVVLAVTGAEALYADMGHFGRAPIRIAWLYLVLPALLLNYFGQGAMLLHEPETLENPFFHLAPDWAQLPLVLLSTAATVIASQAVISGAFSLTRQAVQLGYLPRREIRHTSEHEVGQVYIPRNNWLLLVGVVILVIGFGSSSNLAAAYGVSVTGAMAIDTILAAVVAWRLWRWNPLLVVAAFSILLVIDLALFGATLLKVPDGGWFPLLIAAAVYTLMTTWRRGRRILAERLYADALPMDLFLQRVTPQSPQRVAGTAVFMTGNPDVVPHALLHNIKHNRVLHERVVVMTVIIEEVPRVSPDRAVLVEKLGKGFFRVVLRFGYLEQPHIPRALERCRRFGLHLDMMETSFFLGRETLIPSRSTGLPGWREPAFILLSKTALSATEFFCIPPGRVVELGTQVEI, translated from the coding sequence ATGGACAGCGCCAACCAGCAAACCGGCGACGGACCGAACGGCGCCGCTCCGGCCGCCAACCCCGCTCCCATTTCCACTCCGCCGGGCCACCCCCCTCAAGCCAACCGCATGCCTGCCCTCGTCCTGGGGGCGCTGGGCGTGGTCTACGGCGACATCGGGACCAGCCCGCTCTACACCATGCGGGAGTCCTTCACCCACACCGGCCTGCCGCTCGACGAGCCGACCATCCTCGGCATCCTGTCGCTGGCGACCTGGGCGCTCATCATCGTCGTGACGCTGAAATACGTCCTGCTCGTCATGCGGGCGGACAACAAGGGCGAGGGCGGCGTCCTGGCCCTGGGCACGCTGGCCCACCGCGGGCTCAGCTCCAGGGCAGGCAACCGCGCCATCATGGCGCTGGCGATTCTGGGCATGGCCCTGTTCTACGGCGACAGCCTGATCACCCCGGCCATCTCGGTGCTGAGCGCGGTGGAAGGGCTGAAGGTCGTCACCCCGTCCCTGTCCCCCTACATCGTCCCGATCACGCTGGCGGTCCTCACCCTGCTGTTCCTGTTCCAACGGCAGGGCACCGGCCGGGTCGGCATCTTCTTCGGCCCGATCATGGGGGTGTGGTTCGCCACGCTGGCGGTGCTGGGCCTGATGCAGGTGCTGCACTGGCCGGACGTTCTGCGCGCCTTCAACCCGCTGTATGGGGCGGTGCTGTTCGTCGACCACGGCTGGGTGGCCTTCCTGACGCTGGGCGCCGTGGTCCTGGCGGTCACCGGAGCCGAGGCGCTCTACGCCGACATGGGCCATTTCGGGCGGGCGCCGATCCGCATCGCTTGGCTCTACCTCGTCCTGCCGGCGCTGCTGCTGAACTACTTCGGGCAGGGCGCCATGCTGCTGCACGAGCCGGAGACGCTGGAGAACCCTTTCTTCCATCTGGCGCCGGACTGGGCGCAGCTGCCTCTGGTCCTGCTGTCCACGGCGGCAACGGTCATCGCCAGCCAAGCGGTGATCTCCGGCGCCTTCTCGCTGACCCGGCAGGCCGTGCAGCTCGGCTACCTGCCGAGGCGCGAGATCCGCCACACGTCCGAACACGAGGTCGGCCAGGTCTACATCCCGCGCAACAACTGGCTGCTCCTGGTCGGCGTGGTGATCCTGGTGATCGGCTTCGGGTCCAGCAGCAATCTGGCCGCCGCCTACGGCGTATCGGTGACGGGAGCCATGGCCATCGACACCATCCTGGCCGCGGTCGTGGCATGGCGGCTGTGGCGCTGGAATCCCCTGCTGGTCGTCGCGGCCTTCTCCATCCTGTTGGTGATCGACCTAGCGCTGTTCGGGGCGACCCTGCTGAAGGTGCCGGACGGCGGCTGGTTCCCGCTGCTGATCGCGGCGGCGGTCTACACGCTGATGACGACATGGCGCCGGGGCCGCCGCATCCTGGCCGAGCGGCTCTACGCCGACGCCCTGCCGATGGACCTGTTCCTGCAGCGCGTCACGCCGCAGTCGCCGCAACGCGTCGCCGGGACGGCCGTCTTCATGACCGGCAACCCCGACGTCGTCCCCCACGCCCTTCTGCACAACATCAAGCACAACCGGGTGTTGCACGAGCGGGTCGTCGTCATGACCGTGATCATTGAGGAGGTGCCACGCGTCTCCCCGGACCGCGCCGTCCTGGTGGAGAAACTGGGCAAGGGCTTCTTTCGCGTGGTCCTGCGTTTCGGCTATCTGGAGCAGCCGCACATTCCCCGGGCACTGGAGCGGTGCCGCCGCTTCGGTCTGCATCTGGACATGATGGAGACGTCGTTCTTCCTGGGCCGCGAGACGCTGATCCCGTCGCGGTCGACCGGCCTGCCGGGTTGGCGCGAGCCGGCCTTCATCCTTCTGTCGAAGACGGCCCTGTCGGCGACGGAATTCTTCTGCATCCCGCCAGGCCGCGTGGTCGAACTCGGCACGCAGGTCGAGATCTGA
- a CDS encoding PAS domain-containing protein, protein MAVGTGGTHGTLTGRERTFHRDEIIVSKTDLKGRITYANDVFLRISGYSEAELLGQPHNIVRHSDMPRCVYKLLWTRIESGSEIFAYVINRAKDGDHYWVFAHVTPVFGNPDSGNGRTITGYHSSRRVPARSAVDAAAGLYAALRAEEARHADRNAAMAASGAMLEKLLRDKGTSYDEFVFSL, encoded by the coding sequence ATGGCGGTCGGCACGGGCGGCACACACGGTACCCTGACCGGGCGGGAGCGGACCTTTCACCGCGATGAGATCATCGTCTCGAAGACGGATCTCAAGGGGCGCATCACCTACGCCAACGACGTGTTCCTGCGCATCAGTGGCTACAGCGAAGCGGAGCTGCTGGGGCAACCGCACAACATCGTCCGCCATTCCGACATGCCGCGCTGCGTCTACAAGCTGCTGTGGACCCGCATCGAATCCGGAAGCGAAATCTTCGCCTATGTGATCAACCGGGCGAAGGACGGCGACCATTATTGGGTGTTCGCCCATGTCACGCCGGTGTTCGGCAATCCGGACAGCGGAAACGGGCGGACCATCACCGGTTACCATTCGAGCCGGCGGGTGCCGGCGCGTTCCGCGGTGGACGCGGCGGCGGGCCTCTACGCCGCGCTGCGGGCGGAAGAGGCGCGGCACGCCGACCGGAACGCGGCCATGGCGGCCTCCGGTGCCATGCTGGAAAAACTCCTGCGCGACAAGGGCACGAGCTATGACGAGTTTGTCTTCAGTCTCTAA
- a CDS encoding methyl-accepting chemotaxis protein, translating into MTSLSSVSKSLAATALAALLSGAQAVYGLAAGDAAALLGLLAVLPCLAAIRWLVLTNRTIRKASTVIAAAEKGDLQPRILNIHGASPIADMLRTINRLLDRVESFGKEANAAMQHAAEGQYYRRIVMTGMVGEFGAYARQINDGLAAMDGKSREFVESATRIGANIKEVAQSLSASAAQLEASSTAMTATAATASEQSFSAASAAEQVSSNVDGVAAATGEVSGAIGEVAQGVSRTADLARSSVEKVREADATIRSLLAASDQIGAVVQLINDIASQTNLLALNATIEAARAGEAGKGFAVVATEVKNLANQTAKATEDITAQITQVQSVTRDTAAVIQHVGGMIHDIDEIAVGIAGAAEQQSAAIDEISRSIREASAGVRTVADAVTSVSSGAQDASAAASQVLSSAGELARRAVTLNGDIDNFVARVCGGQR; encoded by the coding sequence ATGACGAGTTTGTCTTCAGTCTCTAAATCGCTCGCCGCCACCGCTTTGGCCGCCCTGCTGTCGGGGGCACAGGCGGTGTATGGTCTCGCCGCCGGCGACGCCGCCGCCCTGCTGGGCCTGCTGGCGGTTCTTCCCTGTCTTGCCGCTATCCGCTGGCTGGTGCTCACCAACCGGACCATCCGGAAGGCCAGCACGGTCATCGCCGCGGCCGAGAAGGGTGACCTTCAGCCACGCATCCTGAACATCCACGGCGCCAGCCCGATCGCGGACATGCTGCGGACCATCAACCGCCTGCTCGACCGCGTCGAATCCTTCGGCAAGGAGGCCAACGCCGCCATGCAGCACGCGGCGGAGGGGCAATACTACCGGCGCATCGTGATGACCGGCATGGTCGGTGAATTCGGCGCCTACGCCCGCCAGATCAACGACGGGCTGGCGGCCATGGACGGCAAGAGCCGCGAGTTCGTCGAGAGCGCGACCCGCATCGGCGCCAACATCAAGGAGGTGGCGCAGAGCCTGTCGGCCAGCGCCGCCCAGCTCGAAGCGTCCTCCACCGCCATGACGGCGACCGCCGCCACGGCCAGCGAGCAGTCCTTCTCCGCGGCCTCCGCGGCCGAGCAGGTGTCCTCGAATGTGGACGGAGTGGCCGCGGCGACCGGCGAGGTGTCGGGAGCCATCGGCGAGGTGGCCCAGGGCGTGTCCCGCACCGCCGATCTCGCCCGCAGTTCGGTGGAGAAGGTGCGGGAAGCCGACGCCACCATCCGCTCCCTGCTGGCCGCCTCCGATCAGATCGGCGCTGTGGTGCAACTCATCAACGACATCGCCAGCCAGACCAACCTGCTGGCCCTCAACGCCACGATCGAGGCGGCGCGGGCCGGGGAGGCCGGCAAGGGATTCGCCGTGGTCGCGACGGAGGTGAAGAACCTCGCCAACCAGACCGCCAAGGCGACGGAGGACATCACCGCGCAGATCACCCAGGTCCAGTCGGTGACCCGCGACACGGCGGCGGTGATCCAGCATGTCGGCGGCATGATCCATGACATCGACGAGATCGCCGTGGGCATCGCCGGTGCCGCCGAACAGCAGAGCGCGGCCATCGACGAGATCAGCCGCTCCATCCGCGAGGCGTCGGCCGGCGTGCGCACCGTTGCCGACGCGGTGACCAGCGTGTCGTCCGGCGCGCAGGACGCCAGCGCCGCCGCCAGCCAGGTCCTGTCCTCCGCCGGCGAACTGGCGCGCCGCGCCGTGACCTTGAACGGCGACATCGACAATTTCGTCGCGCGCGTTTGCGGCGGGCAGCGTTGA
- a CDS encoding diguanylate cyclase yields MSSSGDAEETRVALWRVFDTLPTGVCVTTDAGTILYANPALHGLLRYPLGGLTGLDLAALEPDDANLPALPDAPGERRLRCQDGGAVWVAESVGPTTGPLGERQSLRVYTDVSHHRQAQAALRDQLLMKEVLFETLPVPVFVKNAAGEYTDCNDAFERYTGLERGSIVAKTAFAVMDPRIAKAHADQDRELTVNWGQRSYEEAVPFVGGTTRLSSLTKAVFCDSTGNLGGIVGVIHDLTEGLPSEERLQAILEQSPIGVSVSRRDDGKIIFVNTRFAELIGLKREDLIGRQARDYYLDRHQRERVIDRLRSYGSVTNMEVQFRRADGSSFWTLFTVNQAVIQGVQVNLAWIYDYTDRRNMEEALRDMASRDPLTGIYNRRSFMELARSQLARAHRFSEPMSVFVLDVDHFKRINDSYGHATGDDALRMVAGGCQAILREYDILGRLGGEEFVVVLPGATAEESRVVAERVRRHLSRMAIPGPEGRFHLTSSIGIAALDGSYDTLEKAIHRADLALYRAKREGRNRVVVYEPGM; encoded by the coding sequence ATGAGTTCTTCTGGGGATGCGGAGGAAACCCGTGTGGCGCTGTGGCGTGTGTTCGACACGCTGCCGACGGGGGTCTGCGTCACCACGGACGCAGGAACCATCCTCTACGCCAACCCGGCCCTGCACGGTCTGCTGCGCTACCCTCTCGGTGGCCTGACCGGTCTCGACCTCGCGGCGCTGGAACCCGACGATGCCAATCTTCCGGCGTTGCCGGACGCGCCGGGGGAACGGCGATTGCGCTGCCAGGATGGCGGAGCCGTCTGGGTGGCTGAGTCGGTCGGTCCAACCACAGGCCCGCTGGGCGAGCGGCAGTCGCTGCGCGTCTACACCGACGTCAGCCACCACCGGCAGGCGCAAGCGGCGTTGCGTGACCAACTCCTGATGAAGGAGGTGCTGTTCGAGACGCTGCCGGTTCCCGTTTTCGTGAAGAACGCGGCCGGCGAGTACACGGACTGCAACGACGCCTTCGAACGCTACACCGGCCTGGAGCGCGGCAGCATCGTCGCCAAGACCGCCTTCGCCGTGATGGACCCGCGCATCGCCAAGGCGCACGCCGACCAGGATCGCGAGCTGACCGTCAATTGGGGCCAGCGCAGCTACGAGGAGGCGGTTCCCTTCGTCGGCGGCACCACCCGCCTGTCCAGCCTGACCAAGGCCGTCTTCTGCGACAGCACCGGAAACCTGGGCGGCATCGTCGGCGTGATCCACGACCTGACCGAGGGGCTGCCCAGCGAGGAGCGGCTTCAGGCGATCCTGGAGCAGAGCCCGATCGGCGTGTCGGTGTCGCGCCGCGACGACGGCAAGATCATCTTCGTCAACACCCGCTTCGCCGAACTGATCGGTCTGAAGCGCGAGGATCTGATCGGCCGGCAGGCCCGCGACTATTACCTGGACCGGCACCAGCGAGAGCGGGTCATCGACCGTCTGCGCTCCTACGGGTCGGTGACCAACATGGAGGTGCAGTTCCGTCGAGCCGACGGGTCGTCCTTCTGGACGCTGTTCACGGTCAATCAAGCGGTGATCCAGGGCGTTCAGGTGAACCTCGCCTGGATCTACGACTACACCGACCGCCGGAACATGGAGGAGGCGCTGCGGGACATGGCGTCCCGCGATCCTCTGACGGGGATCTACAACCGGCGTTCCTTCATGGAGCTGGCGCGCTCGCAACTGGCCCGCGCCCACCGCTTCAGCGAGCCGATGTCGGTCTTCGTTCTGGACGTGGACCATTTCAAGCGCATCAACGACAGCTACGGCCACGCCACCGGCGATGACGCCCTGCGCATGGTGGCCGGCGGTTGTCAGGCCATCCTGCGCGAATACGACATTCTCGGCCGGCTCGGCGGCGAAGAGTTCGTGGTGGTCCTGCCCGGCGCCACCGCAGAGGAATCCCGCGTGGTGGCGGAACGGGTGCGCCGCCATCTGTCCCGCATGGCCATTCCCGGGCCGGAAGGCCGTTTCCATCTCACCAGCAGCATCGGCATCGCGGCATTGGACGGTTCCTACGACACTCTGGAAAAGGCGATCCACCGGGCCGACCTCGCCCTATACCGGGCCAAGCGCGAGGGCCGGAATCGTGTCGTGGTCTACGAACCGGGCATGTGA
- a CDS encoding response regulator, producing MAKLALFQHRGALLALAFLSVMALVFEVAYDVHADRALALKNAAENIDDLASALEASVSRTVQAVDVTLASVGEAVSIGNLLHGHPMEGWEGSSPQLLQERLRRSPHLRGLSVFDRRGVLVATTEDPRLLGSSFAEMDLFRTQLSGQSQGLYIGAPVRGRFLAPAGAADDRSGKWVLPMSRAIRGADGTLLGVAVASVNPEYLQSIFRAVRNGLHGTASLYRRDGLLLTQLPQDGTDGIGTPMAGAELFRVHLPMSEGGVFHETGRDGQKRITAYRATPLWPLVLAISRSEDEELAGWWTNQMEIAGIALGASLVILLFATALTLLRRKDAQLEDGNARFNALLETAVEGILTARSDGVIETANTAAHRIFGYPPGNLIGRHVQELMEPQHHPTHNRVMEAIAAGAHRIGPNYTREVNGLRMDGEVFPLDLSLAEVQTQHGILFAAFFRDMSERKRVERALTEAKEKAEAGQRSKMEFLATMSHEIRTPMNGVIGMAGLLQETHLDEEQRGYADTIRDSAESLLTIINDILDFSKIDAGRLTLEVSDFEAVPLVESVVELLAPRATAKGLELACYVPPALYGPLRGDPGRLRQILINLAGNAIKFTDQGSVTIVLSVEQDDTAAGADDRAEPGDSVIPAPQETPVTIRFEVRDTGIGIAAADHKRLFTMFSQVDGSSARRHGGTGLGLAICKRLAELMGGRIGVHSMPGEGSVFWVVIPLWRGTPTDAASAPQAPGVWAGRRILLVDDLAVNRDLLARQLAAMGLETESAATGEDALHRLLRAHATGRSFDAAILDHCMPGLTGPELAARIRAVPALAELPLALATSHRMGETEEEAAVVDVRIVKPIRSTALRTAVSRLFATRVPRAAQPDAGPAGKPDVSPPPPPRSGGPLAVPTPPGAPSTGSARRRILVAEDNPVNLQVTLALLRRAGHAVDSVSNGLEAVNAVAALPYDLVLMDVQMPEMDGLAATRAIRRMGGIAARVPIVAMTANVMEGDQAICLAAGMDDYLPKPIVADQLLLTVARWSGLPRGSGPTPRNPSPETEIPPPRIDHAKRQDLRDALGDEGFGLLMDTFLREAPGHLDRLRRGAQDGDFRAVEREAHILKGSAGNVGFAQASALAGGLVAAARRGDAAGIGRDRIQALDAALKDAERACTPPDDVRAGLEMTELPMDASADK from the coding sequence ATGGCCAAGCTTGCCCTGTTCCAGCATCGGGGCGCCCTTCTCGCGTTGGCCTTCTTGTCGGTGATGGCCCTTGTGTTCGAGGTCGCCTACGACGTCCATGCCGACCGCGCCCTGGCGTTGAAGAATGCGGCGGAAAACATCGATGATTTGGCGAGTGCGCTGGAGGCTTCGGTCAGCCGAACAGTCCAGGCGGTGGACGTGACGCTGGCCTCGGTGGGTGAGGCGGTCAGCATCGGCAATCTGCTGCACGGCCACCCCATGGAAGGCTGGGAAGGGTCATCGCCCCAGCTGCTCCAGGAACGGCTGCGCCGGTCGCCGCACCTCCGCGGCCTGTCCGTGTTCGACCGCCGGGGCGTTCTGGTGGCGACCACGGAAGATCCCCGTCTGCTCGGCTCCTCCTTCGCGGAGATGGATCTGTTTCGCACCCAACTTTCCGGGCAAAGCCAGGGTCTTTACATCGGCGCCCCGGTGCGCGGACGGTTTCTGGCGCCGGCTGGCGCTGCGGATGACCGGTCCGGCAAGTGGGTCCTGCCGATGAGCCGGGCAATCCGTGGAGCGGATGGGACGCTTCTCGGCGTCGCCGTCGCCTCGGTCAATCCTGAATATCTGCAAAGCATTTTCCGTGCGGTGCGAAACGGGCTGCACGGCACGGCGTCGCTCTACCGTCGGGACGGATTGCTTCTGACCCAGCTTCCCCAGGACGGAACGGACGGCATCGGCACGCCGATGGCCGGGGCGGAGCTGTTCCGCGTCCATCTTCCCATGTCGGAAGGCGGCGTGTTCCACGAAACCGGCCGGGACGGTCAGAAGCGCATCACCGCCTACCGCGCCACGCCGCTCTGGCCGTTGGTTCTGGCGATCAGCCGCAGCGAGGACGAGGAGCTGGCGGGTTGGTGGACCAACCAGATGGAGATTGCCGGGATCGCGCTGGGCGCCAGCCTGGTCATCCTGCTGTTCGCCACCGCGCTGACCCTGCTGCGCCGCAAGGACGCCCAGCTCGAAGACGGCAACGCCCGTTTCAACGCGCTTCTGGAAACCGCCGTCGAGGGCATCCTGACGGCGCGGTCGGATGGCGTGATCGAGACCGCGAATACCGCGGCCCACCGCATCTTCGGCTACCCGCCCGGTAACCTGATCGGGCGTCATGTGCAGGAGTTGATGGAGCCGCAGCACCACCCGACCCACAACCGCGTCATGGAGGCCATCGCCGCCGGTGCCCACCGGATCGGCCCGAATTACACGCGGGAGGTGAACGGGCTGCGGATGGATGGCGAAGTGTTCCCCCTCGACCTGTCGCTGGCCGAAGTGCAGACGCAGCATGGCATCCTCTTCGCCGCCTTCTTCCGCGACATGTCGGAGCGCAAGCGGGTCGAGCGGGCTCTGACCGAGGCCAAGGAGAAGGCCGAGGCCGGGCAGCGCAGCAAGATGGAATTCCTGGCGACCATGAGCCACGAGATCCGAACGCCCATGAACGGAGTGATCGGCATGGCCGGGCTTCTCCAGGAAACCCACCTGGACGAGGAGCAGCGCGGCTACGCCGACACCATTCGCGACTCCGCGGAATCGCTGTTGACCATCATCAACGACATCCTGGACTTCTCCAAGATCGATGCCGGGCGCCTCACCTTGGAGGTGTCTGACTTCGAAGCCGTGCCGCTGGTGGAAAGCGTGGTGGAACTGCTGGCTCCGCGCGCCACCGCCAAGGGCCTGGAACTGGCTTGCTACGTCCCGCCGGCCTTGTACGGACCTTTGCGCGGCGATCCTGGACGCCTGCGCCAGATCCTCATCAACCTTGCCGGCAACGCGATCAAGTTCACCGACCAGGGCAGCGTGACCATCGTGCTGTCGGTGGAACAGGATGACACCGCCGCCGGAGCCGATGACCGAGCGGAACCGGGTGATTCTGTGATCCCGGCCCCGCAAGAGACCCCGGTGACCATTCGTTTCGAGGTGAGGGACACCGGAATCGGCATCGCTGCGGCGGACCACAAGCGTCTCTTCACGATGTTCAGTCAGGTGGACGGGTCGTCGGCCCGGCGCCACGGTGGAACGGGTCTCGGTCTCGCCATCTGCAAGCGGCTCGCGGAACTGATGGGCGGGCGGATCGGCGTTCACAGCATGCCCGGCGAGGGCAGCGTCTTCTGGGTCGTCATTCCGTTGTGGCGCGGCACTCCGACTGACGCCGCATCGGCGCCGCAAGCGCCGGGCGTCTGGGCCGGGCGGCGCATTCTTCTGGTGGATGATCTGGCGGTGAACCGCGACCTGCTTGCCCGTCAGCTCGCCGCCATGGGCCTGGAGACCGAGTCCGCTGCAACGGGAGAGGACGCCCTTCACCGGCTTCTGAGGGCGCACGCGACGGGCCGGTCGTTCGACGCCGCCATTCTCGATCATTGCATGCCGGGCCTGACCGGTCCGGAGTTGGCCGCTCGCATCCGCGCCGTACCGGCGCTGGCCGAGCTGCCTCTGGCGCTGGCCACCTCCCATCGCATGGGCGAGACGGAGGAGGAAGCCGCCGTCGTCGACGTGCGGATCGTCAAGCCCATCCGGTCCACGGCGTTGCGCACCGCGGTGTCGCGTCTGTTCGCCACGCGGGTCCCCAGGGCTGCGCAGCCGGATGCGGGCCCCGCCGGCAAGCCGGACGTCTCACCGCCACCGCCCCCACGCTCGGGCGGGCCTTTGGCCGTACCGACACCACCCGGCGCCCCATCGACCGGCTCGGCCCGCCGCCGCATCCTGGTGGCGGAGGACAATCCGGTAAACCTTCAGGTCACGTTGGCCTTGCTGCGCCGGGCCGGCCACGCGGTCGATTCCGTGTCGAACGGTCTGGAGGCGGTCAACGCCGTCGCCGCCCTGCCCTACGACCTCGTCCTGATGGACGTGCAGATGCCGGAGATGGACGGTCTGGCGGCGACCCGGGCGATCCGCCGGATGGGTGGAATTGCCGCCCGTGTTCCCATCGTCGCCATGACTGCCAACGTTATGGAAGGCGACCAAGCCATCTGCCTGGCTGCAGGGATGGATGATTACCTGCCCAAGCCCATTGTGGCGGACCAACTCCTGCTTACCGTCGCGCGATGGAGCGGCCTTCCGCGAGGAAGCGGACCCACCCCCCGGAATCCGTCGCCGGAGACCGAGATCCCGCCGCCGCGCATCGACCACGCCAAACGCCAGGACTTGCGCGACGCGCTTGGCGACGAAGGATTCGGCCTGTTGATGGACACGTTCCTTCGCGAAGCGCCGGGCCATCTCGACCGGCTGAGGCGGGGTGCCCAGGACGGCGATTTCCGGGCCGTGGAACGCGAGGCCCATATCCTCAAGGGTTCCGCGGGGAATGTCGGTTTCGCTCAGGCCTCCGCGCTGGCCGGCGGACTGGTCGCCGCGGCCCGCCGCGGGGATGCCGCCGGCATCGGCAGGGATCGCATCCAGGCTTTGGACGCCGCACTCAAGGACGCTGAGCGGGCCTGCACACCGCCGGACGATGTGCGGGCCGGGCTGGAGATGACAGAGCTGCCGATGGACGCGTCCGCGGACAAATAG